In Bacteroidota bacterium, a single genomic region encodes these proteins:
- a CDS encoding sugar transferase yields the protein MENGTKKKLNILYIGGNQEVIKKYQDSSLLFGIILTENGLEAINKLRTLEELDGIISEAHLPGINGIEVFRMIRNEGMHPKTPFILITHEQDEKLYKLAIKERIDDFYIIPINIEEIYTRIEFLKSFKANYSKEKVTKKNVHDYSVPIIKRLFDIMVSGFALLLLSPVFIFAALAIRLESKGKVYYTSKRVGTGYKIFDFYKFRSMYHGSDARLKELDHLNQYSKNNHEQDSNNADDYLKNQCPRCSKLKKGLYCSPTLYTGGHKVCEYWYNELKKSSESSTFIKIKDDPRVTKIGKIIRNTSIDELPQLINVLKGDMSIVGNRPLPLYEAELLTSDDWSERFLGPAGITGLWQVELRGRKGEMSEEERKVLDNHYAKTYSFWGDIKLILRTIPALFQKENV from the coding sequence ATGGAAAACGGAACTAAAAAGAAATTAAATATTCTTTATATCGGTGGCAATCAGGAAGTCATCAAGAAATATCAGGATTCGTCCCTTCTTTTCGGTATTATTTTAACTGAAAATGGACTTGAGGCGATCAATAAACTTAGGACTCTTGAGGAATTGGATGGGATAATTTCAGAGGCACATCTACCAGGCATAAATGGGATAGAAGTTTTCAGAATGATCAGAAATGAAGGCATGCACCCTAAAACGCCATTTATTCTCATTACACACGAACAGGACGAGAAGCTTTATAAACTTGCAATTAAAGAACGAATTGATGATTTTTACATCATTCCGATAAATATTGAGGAAATTTATACCCGTATTGAATTTCTAAAATCTTTTAAAGCAAATTACTCAAAAGAGAAGGTTACAAAAAAGAACGTTCATGATTATAGTGTGCCGATCATAAAACGATTATTTGACATCATGGTTTCAGGCTTCGCCTTATTGCTCCTATCTCCTGTTTTTATTTTTGCTGCCCTTGCAATCAGGCTTGAATCAAAAGGTAAGGTTTACTACACATCAAAAAGAGTAGGTACTGGATATAAAATATTCGATTTTTACAAATTCAGATCAATGTATCATGGATCGGATGCCAGATTGAAAGAATTAGATCATCTCAATCAATATTCTAAAAACAATCATGAACAGGATTCGAATAATGCAGACGATTATTTAAAGAATCAATGTCCAAGGTGTTCAAAGTTAAAGAAAGGACTCTATTGCTCACCCACTCTTTATACAGGTGGACATAAAGTTTGCGAATATTGGTACAATGAACTTAAAAAATCTTCTGAATCATCAACATTTATTAAAATTAAAGATGACCCACGCGTAACCAAGATTGGGAAGATTATTAGAAACACAAGCATTGATGAACTCCCTCAATTAATCAATGTTTTAAAAGGCGATATGTCGATTGTTGGTAATCGGCCATTGCCTTTATACGAAGCTGAATTATTAACATCCGACGATTGGAGTGAAAGGTTCTTAGGTCCGGCTGGAATTACTGGACTATGGCAAGTAGAATTGAGAGGAAGAAAGGGCGAAATGTCTGAAGAAGAACGGAAAGTTTTAGACAATCATTATGCTAAAACTTATTCTTTTTGGGGTGATATTAAGCTGATATTGCGAACAATTCCAGCTCTTTTTCAAAAAGAAAACGTATAA
- a CDS encoding response regulator transcription factor: MKKKILIIDDELSIRMLLENFLKREYNVVTKNDGMEGLTWLEEGNIPDLIVADIQMPNLDGYDFIKNLRASGYFKHIPLIMLSGIESTAEKIKCLKLGADDYIVKPFNPEELSIRIELLISRKS, encoded by the coding sequence ATGAAAAAAAAGATTCTTATTATTGACGATGAGCTCAGCATCCGTATGTTATTGGAGAATTTCCTTAAAAGGGAATACAATGTTGTGACAAAGAATGACGGGATGGAAGGACTAACTTGGTTGGAAGAAGGGAATATACCTGATTTAATAGTAGCTGACATACAAATGCCTAATTTGGATGGATATGATTTCATTAAAAATTTGCGCGCAAGTGGTTATTTTAAGCACATCCCATTAATCATGTTATCTGGAATAGAAAGTACAGCGGAGAAAATTAAATGCTTAAAATTGGGTGCCGACGATTATATCGTAAAACCATTTAATCCTGAAGAGTTATCCATCAGAATTGAATTACTCATCTCTAGGAAATCATAA